From Anopheles arabiensis isolate DONGOLA chromosome 3, AaraD3, whole genome shotgun sequence, a single genomic window includes:
- the LOC120901028 gene encoding larval cuticle protein A2B-like, which translates to MFAKVFVVLAAVAVGVNSVAIGVAAPATLVKTEEYDAHPQYSFSYDVQDSLTGDNKQQHETRDGDVVQGQYSLVEPDGTRRTVDYTADPVNGFNAVVSKSADAAVVKTVAAAPVAHVAYHAPTVAVAHAPAVAVAHAPVAYHAPAATAYVSHAPAYVSHAPAYVSHAPVYAHAPVVAHAPVLSHAVYHR; encoded by the exons GTATTCGTTGTTCTGGCCGCCGTCGCCGTCGGTGTCAACTCGGTCGCGATCGGAGTCGCTGCTCCGGCCACCCTCGTAAAG ACTGAGGAGTACGATGCTCACCCCCAGTACAGCTTCAGCTACGACGTCCAGGACTCGCTGACCGGCgacaacaagcagcagcacgagaCGCGCGACGGTGATGTTGTGCAGGGTCAG TACTCGCTCGTTGAGCCCGATGGCACCCGTCGTACCGTCGACTACACGGCCGATCCGGTGAACGGATTCAACGCCGTCGTCAGCAAGTCTGCCGATGCTGCCGTCGTGAAGACCGTCGCCGCCGCTCCCGTTGCCCACGTTGCCTACCATGCGCCGACCGTCGCCGTCGCCCACGCTCCGGCCGTTGCCGTGGCTCACGCTCCCGTTGCCTACCACGCTCCGGCTGCCACCGCCTACGTTTCGCACGCTCCGGCCTACGTTTCGCACGCCCCGGCCTACGTTTCGCACGCCCCGGTCTACGCTCACGCTCCAGTGGTGGCGCACGCTCCCGTCCTCTCGCACGCCGTCTACCACCGTTAA